From one Perca fluviatilis chromosome 10, GENO_Pfluv_1.0, whole genome shotgun sequence genomic stretch:
- the LOC120567158 gene encoding LRRN4 C-terminal-like protein isoform X1, which yields MDGSNQWRSFSTVTSVEMTSLCRNLAVLLLFLSASPLHHSHLSTHAASTFPPATRPPIIVMTALGSDDDYDDYSSPPEDVHAVTTTLLQREAQPCQYNPCLENQEPCKQISAKTGCLCPGVSRVDEPPHAPIIQALQPISEGDDRGKIEVQWCAPSSVLSGYRVVIEGSESLEFGEGSRRGLVGSLEVGTKVCVEAWNSAGHSPSSEFSCKRYTPPESSEHKLLAGVIGGGMALLLLIIAVVILCNHQMRKKAKKDSADGLGNPSYTVGTM from the coding sequence TCCGTAGAGATGACGTCACTGTGCAGGAACCTGGCTGTGCTTCTCCTTTTTCTGAGTGCCTCACCTCTCCACCACTCCCACCTCTCCACCCATGCTGCCTCTACATTCCCTCCCGCCACTCGTCCTCCGATCATAGTCATGACTGCCTTGGGCTCAGATGATGACTATGACGATTACAGCTCTCCTCCTGAAGACGTGCACGCCGTGACGACTACCTTGCTCCAACGGGAGGCGCAGCCCTGCCAATACAACCCCTGCTTGGAGAATCAGGAGCCCTGCAAACAGATTTCAGCAAAGACTGGGTGTCTCTGTCCTGGAGTCAGCAGGGTTGATGAGCCTCCTCATGCACCAATCATCCAAGCGCTGCAGCCAATCAGTGAAGGAGATGACAGAGGGAAGATCGAGGTCCAGTGGTGTGCTCCATCTTCTGTGCTGTCTGGGTACAGAGTGGTGATAGAGGGAAGTGAATCCCTGGAGTTTGGGGAGGGTTCACGACGAGGTTTGGTCGGATCTTTGGAAGTTGGGACTAAGGTGTGTGTGGAGGCGTGGAACAGTGCAGGACACAGCCCCTCCTCGGAGTTCTCCTGTAAGCGGTATACTCCTCCTGAATCTTCAGAGCATAAACTGTTGGCTGGGGTTATAGGAGGAGGAATGGCCCTCCTACTTCTCATCATAGCAGTTGTGATCCTCTGTAACCATCAAATGCGtaaaaaggcaaagaaagaCTCCGCTGATGGACTAGGGAACCCTTCTTACACAGTGGGGACTATGTGA
- the LOC120567158 gene encoding LRRN4 C-terminal-like protein isoform X2, with product MTSLCRNLAVLLLFLSASPLHHSHLSTHAASTFPPATRPPIIVMTALGSDDDYDDYSSPPEDVHAVTTTLLQREAQPCQYNPCLENQEPCKQISAKTGCLCPGVSRVDEPPHAPIIQALQPISEGDDRGKIEVQWCAPSSVLSGYRVVIEGSESLEFGEGSRRGLVGSLEVGTKVCVEAWNSAGHSPSSEFSCKRYTPPESSEHKLLAGVIGGGMALLLLIIAVVILCNHQMRKKAKKDSADGLGNPSYTVGTM from the coding sequence ATGACGTCACTGTGCAGGAACCTGGCTGTGCTTCTCCTTTTTCTGAGTGCCTCACCTCTCCACCACTCCCACCTCTCCACCCATGCTGCCTCTACATTCCCTCCCGCCACTCGTCCTCCGATCATAGTCATGACTGCCTTGGGCTCAGATGATGACTATGACGATTACAGCTCTCCTCCTGAAGACGTGCACGCCGTGACGACTACCTTGCTCCAACGGGAGGCGCAGCCCTGCCAATACAACCCCTGCTTGGAGAATCAGGAGCCCTGCAAACAGATTTCAGCAAAGACTGGGTGTCTCTGTCCTGGAGTCAGCAGGGTTGATGAGCCTCCTCATGCACCAATCATCCAAGCGCTGCAGCCAATCAGTGAAGGAGATGACAGAGGGAAGATCGAGGTCCAGTGGTGTGCTCCATCTTCTGTGCTGTCTGGGTACAGAGTGGTGATAGAGGGAAGTGAATCCCTGGAGTTTGGGGAGGGTTCACGACGAGGTTTGGTCGGATCTTTGGAAGTTGGGACTAAGGTGTGTGTGGAGGCGTGGAACAGTGCAGGACACAGCCCCTCCTCGGAGTTCTCCTGTAAGCGGTATACTCCTCCTGAATCTTCAGAGCATAAACTGTTGGCTGGGGTTATAGGAGGAGGAATGGCCCTCCTACTTCTCATCATAGCAGTTGTGATCCTCTGTAACCATCAAATGCGtaaaaaggcaaagaaagaCTCCGCTGATGGACTAGGGAACCCTTCTTACACAGTGGGGACTATGTGA